From Elusimicrobiota bacterium:
ATCACGGTTACATCTATTACCCTATGCTGGAGAAGCTATCCGCAGGTTTAACCGTGCAGGAATAAAAGTTATTATTGTATCAAACCAGTCGGGTGTTGCGCGGGGGATAGTTCCGCGTAAACTTGTGGATAAACTCAATGCTAAGATAAAAACTTTAATCAAGAAGTCACACGCTAAAATCGATGGGGTATTGATGTGTTTCCACGGGACAAGCGAAAATTGTAATTGCCGGAAACCTAAACCCGGGATGCTGCTCGAGGCTGAGAAAAAGTTTGGGTTGAACCTCCGAAAATGTTATACGCTCGGGGATAAGTATATTGATGTTAAACTCGGGCATAATGTCGGAGCGAAAGGCGTGCTTGTCCTTACGGGATACGGGCCCGGTGAACTTTTGTATGACAGCCATAAATGGGAGAAAAAACCTGACTTTATTGCAAAAACGTTACGCCACGCAGCAGGATGGATAATACGGGATTCACAAAAGTAAAAAATCGGGGTTTTTTAGGTATAATATAAGTTTATATGAAAAAACTGTTGTTATTAACATTTATATTAATGTGTTCAACTGTAAACGTTGAAGCTAAAAAGTTTGGACCGGGTGAACGGCTTGTGTATCTAGTACACTGGGGTGTTATCCCTGCGGGATATGCTACGCTTGAAGTGAGAAGTAAAACCGTTAAAGCCGGGCGGAACGTTTACCACCTGTGGTCGGAAGCAAAATCAAATTCGTTTTTTGATTCTATTTATAAAGTCAGGGATGTTAACGAATCATGGTATGATTACGAAAACAATGTTTCTGTTGGGTACGAAAAAACTTTGCGTGAAGGGAAGTATGCTAAAGATGAAAAAGTTTTATACGACCTGGAGAAAGGATTGGCGTATAAGTCTGGCCGGAAAGAGCCGATCGTAATACCTTCAAAAGTGTTGGATATACTGTCAAGTTTATATTATATCCGCAAGCTGGAAAACATTTCACCGAAGATGCATCCCAAACTTGATGTACAAAGCGGTGAAAAGGTGTGGAAATTGGAAGTACGGATTTATGGTAAGGAAAAAGTTAAGTTGCCCATAGGAGAGTTTAACTGCTGGAAAATGGAACCTATAATGCGGGATGATGGGATTTTTAAGGCAAAAGGACGGTTGTTTGTGTGGTTAAAAGACGATGAGTCGCTTTTGCCGGTAAGGTTACGAACAGAGATTGCGGTAGGATTTATGGATATTGATCTTAAGGAGTATAAATAATGTTAGACCTTCGTGAGGTTAAAACGTACTCTCTAGCAAAAAGGGTTAGTAAAGTCACTGCTGATCAGTTTGTTGATTTAGCAAAATACAAAAAAACCGGGAAGTACGACGCGTTATTACCGGATATACTGGTAGCTAAGAAAATGAAGTTATTGGTTGATGCTATAATCACAGCACGAAAAAAGGGTAAGCCTATAATACTGATGCACGGCGCGCATGTAATCAAATGCGGGCTGGCACCGCTGGTAATAGACCTTATGTCCCGCGGGGTTATTACTGCATTAGCGACAAACGGTGCGAGTATTATCCATGATTTTGAGATTGCGTATAACGGGAAAACATCTGAAGATGTTGAGGAACAACTCGCAGCCGGTAAGTTCGGTATGGCTGAGGAAACCGGTGTTATGCTGAACCAGTGGGTTACCCGCGGTGCTGCCGAGGGTAACGGGTTGGGGAGTATCATTGGTAAGAATATTGATAATCAAAAACTTAAATATCGTAAGGTCAGTATTTTCGCTAATGCGTACCGTCTGGGTGTGCCTTATACAGTCCATGTAGCGATCGGGACGGATATTGTTGTACAGCATCCGGGATACGACGGTGCGGCATGGGGGAAGTCAAGCGGTGAGGATTTTAAAAAGTTTGTGGGTATCGTCGGGAAGATAGGGAACGGCGGGGTAGTACTGAACTTTGGTTCCGCTGTGATACTGCCCGAAGTGTTCCTGAAAGCGTTGAATCTTACCCGCAATCTTGGTAGTAAAACCTTTAACTTTACCGCTGCGAATTTTGATATGATAGACCAGTACCGTGCAAGGGTTAATGTGGTATCACGCCCGGCTAAGGGTAAGGGTTATATGTTTATCGGCCATCACGAGTTTATGCTGCCGTTATTGTATATGATGATAACTGAAAGGGTGTAAACAATGATTAAAATTAATGACGTGATTAATGAATTCAAAAAAATACGTGTGCTTGTAATAGGTGACAGCATGATGGATAAGTTTATACACGGGAAAGTTACACGGTTATCGCCCGAAGCGCCGGTGCCGATTGTTAAAGTTGAACGCGAAGTGGTTACTGCCGGAGGAGCTGGGAATGTTGCGATGAATATTACGAGTTTAGGCGCAAAGGTAAATCTTGTAAGTATAATCGGTGATGACGGTGCGGGGAGTGAATTACAGTCAAAACTAAGAAAAAGCGGGGTTGAGGTTGACGGTTTAATAGTTGATGAGAACCGTCCGACAACGATTAAGACGCGTGTTATCGGTAATCACCAGCAGGTAGTGAGGTTTGATAATGAAAATACTGATAAAATATCATCACCTGTACTTGATGAAATATTTAAAAATGTAGAAAATTATATTTCTGAAGTTGACAGTGTTGTTATCTCGGACTACGGGAAAGGTATTATCAGCGGGCAATTGTTGAACAATATAATAAAAAAAGCTAATTCCTGCAAAAAACCGATACTTGTTGATCCTAAGATTGAACACTTCCTGTTTTATCAGAGGGTAACCTGCCTGACACCTAACCTAAACGAAGCAATTAATGGTATGCATTATAAGTATCCGATAAACAATAATGATGATATTAAAAATCTTGGGAATGAAATTCTTGATAAACTGCACTGCGAGTCGTTGATAATAACTCTTGGAGAGAACGGTATGATGGTATTTGATAAAAACGGTAAGGTAATTAATCTCCCGACCTTAGCTAAGGAAGTTTTCGATGTAACCGGTGCGGGGGATACGGTTATCAGTGTAGTAGCGATGATGTTTGCCTGCGGGCATAGTATAATTCAGGCAGCTGAAGTAGCAAACCATGCAGCGGGGATTGTTGTGGGTAAACTCGGTACAGCAACAGTATTACCGGATGAACTTAAGGCTGCATTCATCGGGAGGTAATGTTTGGTTGAATATAAAGATAATTGGTGTTATACCGTCAAGATACGCGTCTACGCGGTTACCCGGGAAAGCGTTAATTAAATTCGCAGGGAAAACGCTTATCCATAGGGTATGGCTCCGGGCAGTACGCGCGAAGTTAATAGATAAAATTGTGATCGCAACGGATGATAAACGGATCTTTGATGAAGTAAAATCGTTTGGCGGTAATGTAGTGATGACTTCCACAGCGTGCCGTAACGGTACGGAACGTTGTGCGGAAGTTGTTAAAACCTGTCCTGCGGATGCTGTGGTTAATATCCAGGGTGATGAGCCTATGATTGCGCCGTCAACAATTGACGCGCTTGCGCGTGAACTTCGAGTGTATAAGGATGTGTATATGGCAACCGCGGCGGTAAAAATTGTTGATACCGCAGAAAAAAGTGATCCTAATGTCGTAAAGGTGGTATTTGACAAACACAATGATGCTTTGTATTTTTCAAGGTCAGTCATACCGTTTCCCCGGGAAGGGAATTTAAAGCAGTGTGTGGTATATAAACACCTTGGGATTTATGCGTATAAAACCGTGTTTCTCAAGAAGTTAAGCGTTCTGCCGCCTACGAAGGCGGAGGTAACCGAGAAACTTGAACAGTTAAGAGTACTTGAGAATGGTTATAAAATAAGAGTAGCTGTGGTTAAATACGATTCTATCGGAGTGGATACCCTGGCGGATGTAAGAAAACTTAGGAAAGTGTTAGCGTAAGAAACAAATAAAAATGTTGTTG
This genomic window contains:
- the kdsB gene encoding 3-deoxy-manno-octulosonate cytidylyltransferase, with the translated sequence MNIKIIGVIPSRYASTRLPGKALIKFAGKTLIHRVWLRAVRAKLIDKIVIATDDKRIFDEVKSFGGNVVMTSTACRNGTERCAEVVKTCPADAVVNIQGDEPMIAPSTIDALARELRVYKDVYMATAAVKIVDTAEKSDPNVVKVVFDKHNDALYFSRSVIPFPREGNLKQCVVYKHLGIYAYKTVFLKKLSVLPPTKAEVTEKLEQLRVLENGYKIRVAVVKYDSIGVDTLADVRKLRKVLA
- a CDS encoding HAD family hydrolase; its protein translation is MKKKGNNSQIAVFIDRDGTINEEMGYINHVSRLHLLPYAGEAIRRFNRAGIKVIIVSNQSGVARGIVPRKLVDKLNAKIKTLIKKSHAKIDGVLMCFHGTSENCNCRKPKPGMLLEAEKKFGLNLRKCYTLGDKYIDVKLGHNVGAKGVLVLTGYGPGELLYDSHKWEKKPDFIAKTLRHAAGWIIRDSQK
- the rfaE1 gene encoding D-glycero-beta-D-manno-heptose-7-phosphate kinase; translation: MIKINDVINEFKKIRVLVIGDSMMDKFIHGKVTRLSPEAPVPIVKVEREVVTAGGAGNVAMNITSLGAKVNLVSIIGDDGAGSELQSKLRKSGVEVDGLIVDENRPTTIKTRVIGNHQQVVRFDNENTDKISSPVLDEIFKNVENYISEVDSVVISDYGKGIISGQLLNNIIKKANSCKKPILVDPKIEHFLFYQRVTCLTPNLNEAINGMHYKYPINNNDDIKNLGNEILDKLHCESLIITLGENGMMVFDKNGKVINLPTLAKEVFDVTGAGDTVISVVAMMFACGHSIIQAAEVANHAAGIVVGKLGTATVLPDELKAAFIGR
- a CDS encoding DUF3108 domain-containing protein; this translates as MKKLLLLTFILMCSTVNVEAKKFGPGERLVYLVHWGVIPAGYATLEVRSKTVKAGRNVYHLWSEAKSNSFFDSIYKVRDVNESWYDYENNVSVGYEKTLREGKYAKDEKVLYDLEKGLAYKSGRKEPIVIPSKVLDILSSLYYIRKLENISPKMHPKLDVQSGEKVWKLEVRIYGKEKVKLPIGEFNCWKMEPIMRDDGIFKAKGRLFVWLKDDESLLPVRLRTEIAVGFMDIDLKEYK